The Buteo buteo chromosome 23, bButBut1.hap1.1, whole genome shotgun sequence genome contains the following window.
GCAGCCCCGGGGTCTACCCGCCGTGGGTGGTGGGGACAACCCCAGGTCCTCTGACCTTCCCGCTGTCACCAGCGTGGTGATGAGGATCCGGTAGCGCCCCAGGTGCTCCTTGCTCAGGTACACGTAGCAGCTCTGCTCATCGTCCCAGTTGCAGCAGGGCTGAAACGCAGGCGTTCGGTGGGATCCTGCTCTCCTCAGGGGCCCCCAGCCCAGACGTGCCGCAGGGTGGCGGGACGGAGGGGCAGGGACCTACCCTGATATCAGCGGGCACCTCCCGGTAGCTTCTGGAGCTGGCAATCAGCCTGTAGACGTAGCGGGGGGGGATGTCCTTGATGAGGCGCTGGCACAGCAGGTCTGCAGCGCTGTTGGAAGGAGCGCAAGCCAAGATCCGGGCGTCCTTGAAGCACGTCCATACCTACGTGGGAGGAGGGGGGCGATGGCACTGAGCCCCCGCTGGCCAGGGTGGGCAGCGGTGCCCAGGGCTTGACCTGGGCATGGGCCGCTCACCTGCTTGATGGCCTCCACCAGGGTGACCGTCTTGCCAGTCCCGGGGGGGCCGAAGATGAGGTATGGGGCTGGCCGGGACATCCCCGTCACGATGTGTGTCACAGCTCTGCACTGCTCCTCGTTCGCCTGCAGCTTGCGGTCAAACCACCTGCGGGAGCAGAGGTTGAGCGTGCCgggtccccatccctgcccgtccccatccatccccccccatccccatccttcTCCTCCCATCCCGCAGGCACGGGCACTCACCGGGGCTGGAAGGTGCCTGTGAAGAGGGACTTGTGGCAGGAGgcggaggggaagaggaggctggaCAAGCCGCGCTGCATGGCCAGGGTTGCAGCCCGGTGCTGGACCTGCAGCGGCAGCCGGCTGAAGGTGAAGGTCACGTCGAACCTCAGGTTGTTCACAAACTTCTTctgcagcctgggaaggagCAGTGTGAGCAGGGCGCAGGGATGCTCCCCCGCACCCTCCCCGGCCCGCGCCCAGCCTTCGGCACGTCCGAGCGGGGCTGCTGGGgccctgccagcctggctggggctggATGCCACTCACTTGGAGGAGAAGCCCAGCCTGACCTTCTCCAGCTCCACGCTGTGCACGTAGCCCTTGTACTGGACGAGCGGGGAGCAGTCCCGCTCGCTGCTCAGGTGGGCGAAGAGGTGGTCCCCCTTCAGCACGGACGGGCGGTTCTCGGCCACGCCGGGCACCTGTGCCGAACAGCTGAGTGATGCCGGGCACCCCGGGAAACTCGgcacccctcccaccccccggCTCCCCCTGCGCACATCGAGGACCAGCAGCGTCCCGTCCTGCACCATGGGCACGTCCTGCATGTCGTAGCGCCGGATGTCCACCTCCATCTGGATCTCCTCcaggtgcagcagcagctggaactTCTGCCGGTAGTTCTCAGCCTGCAAGGGGGCCTCCAGCAGcgacctgcaggcagcagggacgTCACCATGCCCTGGGGACACCTCGGCCAAGGGGCAGCGGGTGGGAGGTGCAGGGCCGGTGGTCTTGCCCCCGCCCCTCGGCACTCACCACATGGTagcccagctggagctggcacTGGCATTGGGTCCGAGCAGGATCGTGTCCTTGAGGCTCTTCGGGTACTGGTAGGTGCCCAGAGGGATTTCCCTCTCCAGTTCGTTTTTCAGGGAGCTGGGCGGAGGGGACAGCAGTGCCACAGGGACTGCAGGGCTGGGCTCCCCCCTGGGCTGCAACCACCCACGGCCCCGGCAAGCAGGGAGTCCCCAACCCCACCGTCACCAGCCATCGCACCGGGATGAAGCAGTGTCCTGGGGTGCCGGACAGCCGGGTCCCGAGGAGCTGAGCCTTGTCCCAGCTGGAGAACAGGCTGGGGCCCTCCGCTCTGCCTCCGGAGGTTGGCAGCAGGTGACCCCGCCACATACCTGTTAGGGGGGATGCCGTCCTCAGTGATGACAGTGACGGGGCGCTGGAGGCTGGCCTGGTAAGGCTGGAAAGGCGCCGAGGGCCCCAGGTCCTTGGCCAGCTGGCTCTCGGCGACAGCAGCGATGTAGCGCCCGATGCTGAAGGGCTCGTCCGGCTCCTTGGTGAACTCGAAGACCACCACGGCATAGAAGTACCCATTGCAGGTGGTCAGGCACCGCACCTGGATGGGGTACGTGCCGCCTGTGAGGCAAAGAGGCGAGAGCTGGGTCCTGCGTCTCCTCCAGCGGGGCAGGGTGCGGGGCAGGGTGCGGGGCTCTACCTgggtgcagcagcagggactggCCCTGCGTCGCCCCTTGCTCATCCGTGAAGGAGAGCTCCCGCGACTGCTGGCGCGGCTGGCACCGCCGCAGCGTCACGGCCTCCGCTCCGCGGTTCTGCACCAGGATGGTGACCGTCCGGGGCTCGCCGGCCACCACCGGGAAGCGGATGTGCCCGTTGCCTTTGTCGTGCTCCGAGACGATCTCTATCCCGTGCTTCTCGCGGATGAACTCGGCCCTGCAGGAAGGGAGGGTCAGGCCTTCCCAGCCGGGGTGGGGGATCCCTGGGGCCATGCTGGGGCAGGGTGCTGCCAGTCATACCACTTCTTCGCGCGGCTCTGGGGCGCTTGTGGACCGGAGCTGGGCTGCTGCCCTGGGACAGTTGCGGACGCCGACACCAACGCCTTTGTGTTCGTTCTGGGTCTCCGGTACTGGTCTGCCACCACCACGCGCCTCTtctcctgtgaggagcagccaGCATCAGCGTGGCCCCGGGGTCCTGCTGGGGGGTCCCGCAGAACCAGTCCCAGTGGGagtgggagctgctgtgccgcCCCAGCCCGGGGCCTCCCTCACCTTCTTGAAGTGCACCGACTCCGCGTGCACCTGCGCCCGGTGGGTCACCCTCAGCGCATACAAGATGCAGGAGAAGTTGGGTATTTTTGTATCAGTCCTGCACAGACAAGGGAGAGAGGTTTCTGCGTGGAACGGAGCACGGCTGGGCTGCCGGGGGCACAGGAAGCTAAGAGGAGGTGAGCAGGAAGGGAGGGTGAAGCGAGGCACGGAGGCTGGGGTGAGGGGCACTCTGGTGACTCCCCTCTGTgccgggggagggaggaaggactgcagcttttctctggCCCATGCAAACCTTACATCCCTGCAGGCTGCTCCAGCAACTCCATGCTGTGGCACAGTTGTTCCAGCTGTACCATGGCTGTTCCAGCTGTGCCACGGCATCACCGTCTGGCCCCGAGAACCACGcagtccctctccctgccagtgCACAagtggcagcagggcagggacgtgtccctgtccccagatACTTGACAGAAGAGGCTGTACAGAGGGGTCAGCCTCCCGCACAGCCCCAGGGGCTGAGCTGGTGCAGACAGAGGCTTCTCCAAGGCATGGCCACTGCAGTCCCAGCAGCGATGCCCCCCCAGGTACCTCCTCCTGCACCCTGCGGCGTGTCCCGCAGCCCGTCGGCAGGCTGAACCCCAGCTTTGCCAATGATTAACAGTGGTGATGTTGCACAAGGGCCAGCGTGACCGGTGTCAGCGGGGTGAGGTGGGGAGCGTGGCAGGCAGCGGGTGTCCGAGGCCgtgcccaggcagctgctggggtgCAGCCGGGGGGACATCCCAGCAGGGCTGTGGCGAGATGGAGGGGCTTGGAGGCATGAGGGGCTGGTGTCTGGagaggcagctctgcctctcGCTGCATCCGCAGCCCAGCGGGACACGGGCTGCCCCAGCAACGCTGTTCTGTTTTTGCCGTGCCCGGAGAGAGCGGAGCCCCTGCGTTTGAGTTTAACTGGTCCAGGTGGTCCTTGCTCCTCTGAAAGCACACGCTCCTCCATCCCGCCCAGGAAGGTGATGAAGGAGAGCCCCTGAAGACCCCAAGTGCTCCCCAGTGCAACCCTCACACCCAGCTCCCGGCCGGAGCGGGCTCGACCCCCCAGGTGAAGCCCCAGCAATGCCGGCCAGGGACCGGTGATGCTGCCCGGGGGGGACCGTCCCGGGCGATGCTGCCCGGGTCTGGCCGAGGGCTCTCACCTGCCCCGAAACTCCAGGTTGTAAATGCTCCGCAGCGTGTCCCGCCGGCTCTCCTGCTCCCGGCCCGTGTCCCGCAGGAACTGCACAAACTGATCCCCCCACTGCCTGGCCTCTGCCACGCTGAACCGCGGCATggccgagccgagccgtgcCGAGCCGAGCCGGTGTGCCGTGCCGAGGTGTGCCgagccgggctgggctgggctggactGAGCCGGGGCTGGTCCCGCGGGGAGAAACGAAAGCGAAAGGGGCCGTGCACCCTGcgggcccgcccgcccccccggggccggggccggggccgggggcggctcCTGCGCGGCCGCGCTGGCCCCGTCCCCCGCAGCACCGGCCGTGCCCGGGTAGGGGAGAGCCTCGCCGGGGGTCGCGCACCCCACGGAGGGTCCCGGCTGCGGGAATTGCCCCCGGCTGCGTGcgaggggctggggcgggggctGGCCCACCCGGGACCCCGAGGGGTGCACAGCCCCCTCGCAGGGCTACCCCAGAAGTGAGGGACACGCACCCGACGCCGGCTGCGGTTGTGGGGCCGCGGGGAGCCGAGCTGTCGGGCGTCCGGGGTCCGGGCTAgttgcccccctccccggcccgcaGCCCCGGCAGTAATTGCCCccggggagggagagcagaggcCGCCAGCCCCCAGCCGAGCTGCTGTCCCCAGGCGCATTGCATCGCTGTATCCCATGATGAGGGGCAAGAAGTCCCACAGCTCACATGGCTGCTCTATaaacagggcagcagcagcagtaagaGCTGGTTTTCACACTTGTGTCTGTCCctggttttctgtgttttcatccTCCAGCCTGCCTAGCCAGGATGGTCATCCCTGACCTGCTTCTGTAAAATGGCTCAAGGCCCTGGGACTGCTCATGGTGCTGCTTTTGCCTTGTCTGTAGCCCAAGGATGTTGGGGTAAGTCTGCTGTTTTCCCCGCCGGAGCTCTGGTGGCTTTTCCTCTGACCCAAGCTCTACTAATGACCTGCCACTGTCTGGAGGTGGCTGATGAGACTGTGATGACACGTGTAGGGCCCCTTGCATGTTGCAGGAGGGCTCTGAGGCTTGAAAAATGGGCACGTTGCCTTGGAGAAGTTGCTTGTAAGTCTTTCTGTCATGTATCGCAGGCAGAATCCTGGAGCTTTAAGGTTTGATCCTGcaaacagagaggaaagctCTTtctatgaggagcagctgggtcGCCTGGCTGCTGACTGGGCTGGCAGGACTCATcctgcagtgctgggctgggctggctttGCCTTCCCTGACTCACCCAAGCTGTGGTGCCTGCTTGCTGTGATTCATCTGGGGTCCGGCTTTGACTTTTGCAcacttcagcagagccagcccaGGATATACTTTGTTCCGGAGCTGGCCTCAGTCTCTGCTGAAACCTCTGGTCTCCAGCAGATAACTGCCGATAGCTTTAAGGATTAGAATGCCTCTGGGCATGCATCACCACCGGGCTGGCACTTGCTTAGTGCCCCAGCAGCTGTGAGTCACACCAAGTGTTGCTTTTGCAGGGAAGAAACGGGATCTGGGAGAGGGCTAGGACTGGGATAGCAAAGCCTGCTGTAGAGAAGGGTGGTGGGGGAGAAGGGccagggggcaggcagggaatgGGTTGGCCTAGAGGATGATTAGCTAAAGATTTGGAGGACAAAGAGATAGAAATGGTCTTAAGGCTGGAACAAGTGGCGGTGAACTACTTGCAGTGTAATTCACCCAGAGTGGGGAAGACTAGCCTTGAGGCAGATAAAAGCTCTGTTGTGTGCACAGCCTTATCTTGGGCCGCCGCTTCAGCTTCACATTCTTGGAATTGCTGTAGTGCTTGTCTGGATGGGACCACAGCCACAGACCACAGCACCTTAGGTGCTCGTCCACACAACCTTTCATCTCCTCTAGGCgctgtgggcagggaggaaACCCTTTCTACAAACACCCGCTGGCAGAAGCGCTGTCCTTGAGCAGCTCTTTGCACAGCAGCGTGCAGATCCTCCAGAAGAGAGTCCTGCTTTGTCCAGTGCACCCGGCGTTGGATGCATCCAGCCGTGCTTCACAAGCCGAGTAGAAGCGAGGTAGGTATTACTGTAAGACACAGATGTGAGTGGAATAACATTGTTTGCCATTTTCCGTGGGGTGAAGTGCTTCATTAGAGCTGCGTGACTGTTTTTAACTTGCAAGTTCCTAGACCTCCAGTTCTCTGGTCTGCGTAGCAGGGTGGGAGCATCACCTGTGGGTTTGCAAGCAATACCACCCCTGCTTTCAGACTGTTACCGGTAGATCTGCCTTCATCAGGAGCTAACAGAAGCGAGACCACGAAAAGAACAGACACAAA
Protein-coding sequences here:
- the MOV10 gene encoding helicase MOV-10 isoform X1 translates to MPRFSVAEARQWGDQFVQFLRDTGREQESRRDTLRSIYNLEFRGRTDTKIPNFSCILYALRVTHRAQVHAESVHFKKEKRRVVVADQYRRPRTNTKALVSASATVPGQQPSSGPQAPQSRAKKWAEFIREKHGIEIVSEHDKGNGHIRFPVVAGEPRTVTILVQNRGAEAVTLRRCQPRQQSRELSFTDEQGATQGQSLLLHPGGTYPIQVRCLTTCNGYFYAVVVFEFTKEPDEPFSIGRYIAAVAESQLAKDLGPSAPFQPYQASLQRPVTVITEDGIPPNSSLKNELEREIPLGTYQYPKSLKDTILLGPNASASSSWATMWSLLEAPLQAENYRQKFQLLLHLEEIQMEVDIRRYDMQDVPMVQDGTLLVLDVPGVAENRPSVLKGDHLFAHLSSERDCSPLVQYKGYVHSVELEKVRLGFSSKLQKKFVNNLRFDVTFTFSRLPLQVQHRAATLAMQRGLSSLLFPSASCHKSLFTGTFQPRWFDRKLQANEEQCRAVTHIVTGMSRPAPYLIFGPPGTGKTVTLVEAIKQVWTCFKDARILACAPSNSAADLLCQRLIKDIPPRYVYRLIASSRSYREVPADIRPCCNWDDEQSCYVYLSKEHLGRYRILITTLVTAGRLVSANFAPGFFSHVFIDECGQAVEPESMVAIAGLLTAMDQETNPNGGQLVLAGDPQQLGPVLRSPLAIEHGLGISLLERLMLHNPLYKKSSGGYDPQFVTKLLWNYRSHEAILKIPNELFYDSELKACESDELDVRSLYCAWEELPKKGFPIIFHGVCGEDRREAKSPSFFNTAEIEVLVHYLKKLLQSRGKGGCPSVSPKEVGIISPYRKQVEKIRKAITSLDPILRTLPDISLLKVGSVEEFQGQERRVILISTVRSCSEYLQLDQTFKLGFLKNPKRLNVAITRAKALLIVVGNPAVLSKDHHWQRFLRYCREEGGYTGYPYEDESPAEDGLADDLHALRLGN
- the MOV10 gene encoding helicase MOV-10 isoform X2, with product MPRFSVAEARQWGDQFVQFLRDTGREQESRRDTLRSIYNLEFRGRTDTKIPNFSCILYALRVTHRAQVHAESVHFKKEKRRVVVADQYRRPRTNTKALVSASATVPGQQPSSGPQAPQSRAKKWAEFIREKHGIEIVSEHDKGNGHIRFPVVAGEPRTVTILVQNRGAEAVTLRRCQPRQQSRELSFTDEQGATQGQSLLLHPGGTYPIQVRCLTTCNGYFYAVVVFEFTKEPDEPFSIGRYIAAVAESQLAKDLGPSAPFQPYQASLQRPVTVITEDGIPPNSSLKNELEREIPLGTYQYPKSLKDTILLGPNASASSSWATMWSLLEAPLQAENYRQKFQLLLHLEEIQMEVDIRRYDMQDVPMVQDGTLLVLDVPGVAENRPSVLKGDHLFAHLSSERDCSPLVQYKGYVHSVELEKVRLGFSSKLQKKFVNNLRFDVTFTFSRLPLQVQHRAATLAMQRGLSSLLFPSASCHKSLFTGTFQPRWFDRKLQANEEQCRAVTHIVTGMSRPAPYLIFGPPGTGKTVTLVEAIKQVWTCFKDARILACAPSNSAADLLCQRLIKDIPPRYVYRLIASSRSYREVPADIRPCCNWDDEQSCYVYLSKEHLGRYRILITTLVTAGRLVSANFAPGFFSHVFIDECGQAVEPESMVAIAGLLTAMDQETNPNGGQLVLAGDPQQLGPVLRSPLAIEHGLGISLLERLMLHNPLYKKSSGGYDPQFVTKLLWNYRSHEAILKIPNELFYDSELKACESDELDVRSLYCAWEELPKKGFPIIFHGVCGEDRREAKSPSFFNTAEIEVLVHYLKKLLQSRGKGGCPSVSPKEVGIISPYRKQVEKIRKAITSLDPILRTLPDISLLKVGSVEEFQGQERRVILISTVRSCSEYLQLDQTFKLGFLKNPKRLNVAITRAKALLIVVGNPAVLSKDHHWQRYCREEGGYTGYPYEDESPAEDGLADDLHALRLGN